A genome region from Vulpes lagopus strain Blue_001 chromosome 7, ASM1834538v1, whole genome shotgun sequence includes the following:
- the DNASE1L3 gene encoding deoxyribonuclease gamma: protein MPRLPAFLLFLLLSISSALALRLCSFNVRSFGGAKRENKNAMDVIVKVIKRCDIILLMEVKDSNNMICPTLLEKLNGNSRRGIKYNYVISSRLGRNTYKEQYAFLYKEKLVSVKKYYLYHDYQAGDADVFSREPFVVWFQSPFTAVKDFVIVPLHTTPEASVKEIDELVDVYLDVKRRWKAENFIFMGDFNAGCSYVPKKAWKIIRLRTDPEFVWLIGDQEDTTVKSSTNCAYDRIVLRGPEIIRSVVPRSNSTFDFQKAFLLTEEEALNVSDHFPVEFKLQSSRAFTNSKKSISPKKKKVRHS, encoded by the exons ATGCCTCGGCTCCCAGCCTTCCTgctgtttctcctcctttccaTCAGCAGTGCCCTGGCCCTGAGGCTCTGCTCCTTTAACGTGAGGTCCTTTGGGGGAGCCAAGAGGGAAAACAAGAATGCCATGGATGTCATCGTGAAG GTCATCAAACGCTGTGATATCATACTCCTGATGGAAGTCAAGGACAGCAACAACATGATCTGTCCCACGCTGTTGGAGAAACTAAATGG AAATTCGAGAAGAGGCATTAAATACAACTATGTGATTAGCTCTCGGCTTGGAAGAAACACATATAAAGAACAGTATGCCTTTCTCTACAA ggaAAAGCTGGTGTCTGTGAAGAAATACTACCTCTACCATGACTATCAGGCTGGAGATGCAGATGTGTTTTCCAGGGAGCCCTTTGTGGTCTGGTTCCAGTCACCCTTCACCG CTGTCAAGGACTTCGTGATTGTCCCCCTGCACACCACCCCTGAAGCCTCTGTGAAAGAGATCGATGAGCTGGTTGATGTCTACTTGGATGTGAAGCGCCGTTGGAAGGCGGAG aatttcattttcatgGGTGACTTCAACGCCGGCTGTAGCTACGTCCCCAAGAAGGCCTGGAAGATCATTCGCTTGAGGACTGACCCTGAGTTTGTCTGGCTGATAGGGGACCAAGAGGACACCACGGTCAAGAGCAGCACCAACTGTGCCTATGACAG GATTGTGCTTAGAGGACCAGAGATCATCAGGTCTGTTGTTCCCAGATCAAACAGCACCTTTGACTTCCAGAAAGCTTTTCTGTTGACTGAAGAGGAG GCCTTGAATGTCAGCGACCACTTTCCAGTTGAATTTAAACTACAATCTTCAAGAGCCTTCACCAATAGCAAAAAATCtatctctccaaagaagaaaaaggtcCGTCACTCCTAG